From the Flavimarina sp. Hel_I_48 genome, one window contains:
- a CDS encoding ligase-associated DNA damage response exonuclease, with protein MPLLEFNTKGIYCPPAKVYLDPWKPVDKAIISHGHADHSRWGHKQYITHHTNVPIIKHRLGDIEVTGKAYNETFVINNVKFSFHPAGHIIGSSQIRVEHKGEVWVFTGDYKTENDGVAVPYEPIKCDTFITECTFGLPAFKWVPQEEVFEDINNWWATNKAEGKTSILFGYSLGKAQRLLKYLNPEIGKIYTHGAIENMTEVVRPFIDMPPTERITRETDKKAIAGNMVLAPPSAHGSTWIRKMVPYVTGSASGWMTFRGARRRRAIDKGFVLSDHCDWPGLLESIKETGAEKIISTHGYSDIFSRYLREQGYDARTEATQYEGELAELDSKKEAEEA; from the coding sequence ATGCCTTTACTAGAATTCAATACAAAAGGGATTTATTGTCCGCCCGCAAAAGTATATCTGGACCCCTGGAAACCTGTTGACAAAGCCATTATTTCACACGGTCACGCAGACCACAGCCGCTGGGGTCATAAACAATATATTACGCACCATACAAACGTTCCCATCATTAAACACCGCTTGGGCGACATAGAAGTAACCGGAAAAGCCTACAACGAGACATTTGTGATCAACAACGTGAAGTTTAGTTTTCACCCTGCCGGGCACATCATTGGGAGTTCTCAGATTCGTGTGGAGCACAAAGGCGAAGTCTGGGTATTTACCGGGGATTACAAGACCGAAAACGACGGTGTGGCAGTTCCCTATGAACCTATAAAATGCGATACGTTTATTACGGAATGCACCTTTGGCCTACCAGCTTTTAAGTGGGTTCCTCAGGAAGAAGTTTTTGAAGATATCAACAACTGGTGGGCAACCAATAAAGCGGAGGGAAAAACCTCGATCCTTTTTGGCTATTCCCTGGGGAAAGCCCAGCGTTTGCTAAAATATTTAAATCCAGAAATAGGAAAGATTTACACCCATGGCGCCATCGAAAACATGACCGAGGTCGTGCGCCCTTTTATAGACATGCCACCCACAGAACGCATCACACGGGAAACCGACAAAAAAGCGATCGCCGGGAATATGGTTTTGGCACCGCCCAGTGCACACGGCAGCACCTGGATCAGGAAAATGGTACCTTATGTAACGGGCTCTGCCAGTGGCTGGATGACTTTCCGCGGAGCGCGAAGAAGACGTGCCATTGATAAAGGTTTTGTACTATCTGACCATTGTGACTGGCCCGGACTGTTAGAAAGTATCAAAGAAACCGGCGCCGAAAAAATAATAAGTACCCATGGCTATAGCGATATTTTCTCTCGCTATCTGCGCGAGCAGGGCTACGATGCCCGTACCGAAGCCACACAGTATGAAGGCGAACTCGCAGAACTGGACAGTAAAAAAGAGGCTGAGGAGGCGTAA
- a CDS encoding ATP-dependent DNA ligase: protein MKKFAQLIKTLDSTNKTNLKVEALAQYFREADDDDKIWTIAILSHRRPPRPVNTTLLRMWATELAGIPLWLFEESYHIVGDLAETIALIIPASSESSEKSLTQFLEEILALKKKPEDDKREYLFENWTNLNYYERFVFSKLITGSFRIGVSQKLMTRALSKATEIDEDILAYKLMGSWTPQNTTYQKLILETNEEDYLSKPYPFYLAYAIEGEPEDLGSVSDWFLEHKWDGIRAQVILRNEEVFVWSRGEELVTDKYPEFQDFVGVIPDGTVMDGELLPFPKGKIGSFNDLQKRIGRKTISKNLLAKVPVRLKAYDLLEWKGEDIRDQPFAERRKLLEQLIKKINTPELPLELSETMHFDSWEEAAEERERSREVLSEGLMLKRKDSPYLVGRKKGDWWKWKVDPLTIDAVLTYAMRGHGRRTNLFTDYTFGLWDEKKEELVTFAKAYSGLTDKEFRSLDAWIKKNILERFGPVRSVTPYHVFEIGFEGIAPSGRHKSGVATRFPRMLRWRKDKKIEEANSLEDLKALIPTAAKESAKRTKES from the coding sequence ATGAAGAAATTTGCCCAATTAATAAAAACACTTGATAGTACCAATAAAACCAATCTTAAGGTTGAGGCGCTGGCCCAGTATTTTCGGGAGGCTGACGATGATGATAAAATCTGGACGATCGCCATTCTCTCGCACCGCCGCCCACCGCGACCTGTAAACACCACGTTGTTGCGTATGTGGGCTACAGAACTTGCCGGGATCCCATTGTGGTTGTTTGAAGAAAGCTACCATATTGTAGGTGATCTTGCAGAGACCATTGCGCTGATTATTCCCGCTTCAAGCGAAAGTTCTGAAAAAAGTCTTACTCAGTTTCTGGAAGAAATCCTGGCCTTAAAAAAGAAACCGGAAGACGATAAACGCGAATACCTTTTTGAAAACTGGACAAACCTCAACTATTATGAGCGTTTTGTCTTTTCAAAACTGATCACCGGCAGCTTCCGTATTGGGGTAAGTCAGAAATTGATGACGCGGGCGCTTTCAAAAGCAACCGAAATTGATGAAGATATCCTGGCCTATAAACTCATGGGAAGTTGGACACCACAGAACACGACCTATCAGAAGTTGATTCTGGAAACGAACGAAGAGGATTATCTTTCAAAACCCTACCCTTTTTACCTTGCCTACGCCATTGAAGGCGAACCTGAAGATCTGGGTTCTGTTTCAGACTGGTTTTTAGAACATAAATGGGATGGTATACGCGCACAGGTTATCCTGCGCAATGAAGAGGTTTTTGTCTGGTCGCGTGGGGAAGAACTGGTGACCGACAAGTATCCCGAGTTTCAGGATTTTGTGGGCGTGATTCCTGATGGAACGGTAATGGACGGAGAACTGCTGCCATTCCCCAAAGGGAAAATAGGCAGTTTTAACGATCTGCAAAAGCGCATAGGCCGCAAAACCATTTCTAAAAATTTACTGGCCAAAGTCCCCGTTCGTCTAAAAGCATATGATCTTTTAGAATGGAAGGGCGAGGATATTCGTGATCAGCCTTTCGCCGAACGCCGGAAACTTTTAGAACAACTTATTAAAAAAATCAACACTCCTGAATTGCCTCTGGAACTTTCCGAAACCATGCATTTTGACTCCTGGGAAGAAGCCGCTGAAGAACGCGAACGTTCCCGGGAAGTCCTTTCGGAAGGATTGATGCTAAAGCGGAAAGACTCTCCTTACCTTGTGGGCCGCAAAAAAGGCGACTGGTGGAAATGGAAGGTTGATCCCCTTACCATAGACGCCGTTCTCACCTATGCGATGCGCGGCCATGGCCGGCGTACCAATCTATTTACAGATTATACTTTCGGGCTTTGGGATGAAAAAAAAGAGGAACTGGTCACTTTTGCAAAAGCCTACTCGGGACTTACAGATAAAGAATTCCGAAGTCTTGATGCGTGGATCAAAAAAAATATACTTGAACGGTTTGGCCCCGTTCGCAGCGTAACACCGTATCATGTTTTTGAGATCGGTTTTGAGGGTATCGCGCCTTCCGGCAGGCATAAAAGTGGGGTTGCCACACGTTTCCCACGTATGCTGCGCTGGCGAAAGGACAAGAAGATCGAAGAAGCTAACTCACTGGAGGATTTAAAAGCACTCATTCCCACCGCAGCAAAAGAGTCTGCAAAAAGGACAAAAGAATCCTGA
- a CDS encoding endonuclease domain-containing protein — protein MKRKIHNLKHLKSFRKDLRNKGTSAEAYLWKHLKNSRLRDRKFRRQHSIENYIVDFYCPKEQLIIELDGAVHFNATAEEKDNLRTEKLEQLGFTVIRFENRMVFDFLPSVLKEIEDCFKQH, from the coding sequence ATGAAACGTAAAATACATAACCTCAAACATCTAAAATCTTTTAGAAAAGACCTTAGGAACAAAGGAACTTCCGCAGAAGCCTATCTTTGGAAACACCTAAAAAATTCTCGTCTCAGGGACAGAAAATTTAGACGACAGCACAGTATAGAAAATTATATTGTAGACTTTTACTGTCCAAAAGAGCAACTGATTATTGAACTTGATGGAGCGGTTCATTTCAATGCAACTGCAGAAGAAAAAGATAACCTTAGAACAGAAAAATTAGAACAGTTAGGATTTACGGTAATTCGGTTTGAGAATAGGATGGTTTTTGATTTTTTGCCTTCTGTTTTAAAAGAAATTGAGGATTGTTTTAAACAGCATTGA
- a CDS encoding ligase-associated DNA damage response DEXH box helicase: protein MTQNQLISLASGWFKSQSWKPFPFQKETWKAFLKGKNGLLNAPTGSGKTYALWIPIVLDYIKNNPEYKTKRKKGLKAIWITPLRALSVEISQASQRFADDLETQLEVGIRTGDTPLKERAKQKKNMPDLLITTPESLHLLLSSKNYDKTFKDCSAIVIDEWHELLGTKRGVQIELALSRLKTIAPRLRIWGISATIGNLEQAQDVLLGPESPALKNSVMIKADLDKKYQVESIIPETMETFPWRGHMGLHLIDEVVPILHASKSTLLFTNTRAQCELWFQKLMAKYPEFAGDVAMHHGSINKETRLWVEDAIRNESLKAVICTSSLDLGVDFAPVETIIQIGGPKGVARFLQRAGRSGHQPGKTSVIHFLPTHAIELIEASALGKAVKHQVVEDRIPYLLSFDVLVQYLSTLAVSNGFFPKEIWPEIKSTFCFQAISEDQWRWILNFVTKGSQSLQSYDEYKKIEIEEDGKFKINNRGFAMRHRLQIGTIVSDATLAVKFLSGGYVGTLEEWFISKLKPGDVFTFAGKNLELYRIKGMQVLVKKAKTKKQAKVVSWMGGRMTLSAQMSELLRQELYSANEPIENQTRELKALSHIFKRQKQESIIPNADQFLIEMFKSREGFHHIFYAFEGRFVHEALGSLLAYRISLLSPISFSLAFNDYGFEILSDQEIDMQQVIDNNLFSSEYLLEDLQKSLNATEMARRKFRDVAVISGMVFTGYPGKMVKNKHLQGNSQLLFDVFRDFEPDNLLYQQAYRETFEHQLEEGRLRLALERIETQTIVVKHCKKATPFSFPIITDRLREKLTSEKLEDRIKNMLKYLDKI, encoded by the coding sequence ATGACCCAAAATCAATTGATTTCCCTGGCTTCCGGCTGGTTTAAAAGCCAATCCTGGAAACCTTTTCCTTTCCAGAAAGAAACCTGGAAAGCCTTTCTAAAGGGTAAAAACGGACTTCTGAATGCACCTACGGGCAGTGGGAAAACTTATGCCTTGTGGATTCCCATCGTACTTGATTATATTAAGAACAACCCTGAATACAAGACCAAACGCAAAAAAGGCCTCAAAGCGATCTGGATCACACCACTGCGCGCATTATCAGTTGAAATCTCACAGGCTTCACAGCGTTTTGCGGATGATCTGGAAACCCAACTTGAAGTGGGCATACGCACGGGCGATACGCCATTAAAAGAACGGGCAAAGCAGAAAAAAAACATGCCAGACCTGCTCATTACCACGCCCGAAAGTCTGCATTTGCTCCTTTCCTCTAAAAATTATGACAAAACGTTTAAGGATTGCTCTGCCATTGTCATTGATGAGTGGCACGAATTACTGGGCACAAAACGTGGCGTTCAGATAGAACTTGCACTTTCCCGACTCAAAACCATTGCGCCCAGGTTGCGCATCTGGGGAATTTCGGCGACTATTGGCAATCTGGAACAGGCCCAGGATGTACTTTTGGGACCAGAATCCCCGGCATTGAAAAACTCGGTGATGATCAAGGCAGATCTTGATAAAAAATATCAGGTGGAGAGTATCATTCCGGAAACGATGGAAACCTTCCCCTGGCGTGGCCATATGGGGCTGCACCTTATTGATGAGGTCGTTCCCATTTTACATGCAAGCAAATCAACATTGCTTTTTACAAATACCAGGGCGCAGTGCGAACTTTGGTTCCAGAAATTAATGGCAAAATATCCCGAATTTGCCGGTGATGTGGCCATGCACCACGGGAGCATCAATAAAGAAACCCGCCTGTGGGTTGAAGATGCCATTCGCAATGAAAGCCTCAAAGCGGTAATTTGTACCTCAAGCCTTGATCTGGGTGTGGATTTTGCCCCGGTGGAAACCATTATCCAGATAGGCGGCCCCAAAGGTGTGGCGCGCTTTTTACAACGTGCCGGGCGAAGCGGCCACCAACCGGGAAAGACCAGTGTAATTCACTTTTTGCCCACGCATGCCATTGAGCTTATTGAAGCATCCGCGCTGGGCAAAGCGGTAAAACATCAGGTGGTAGAAGATCGTATTCCGTATTTATTGAGCTTTGATGTGCTCGTGCAGTACCTTTCTACGCTGGCAGTTTCCAATGGTTTTTTTCCGAAGGAAATCTGGCCAGAGATAAAGTCCACATTCTGCTTTCAAGCAATAAGCGAAGACCAGTGGCGATGGATACTCAATTTTGTTACTAAAGGAAGTCAGTCGTTGCAAAGCTACGATGAGTACAAAAAAATTGAGATTGAAGAGGATGGAAAGTTCAAGATCAACAACCGCGGGTTTGCCATGCGCCACCGGTTGCAAATAGGTACGATCGTTAGTGATGCCACACTGGCGGTAAAATTTTTATCTGGCGGCTATGTGGGCACGCTGGAAGAGTGGTTTATCTCAAAACTAAAACCGGGCGATGTATTTACGTTTGCCGGCAAAAATCTCGAACTATATCGCATCAAAGGCATGCAGGTTCTGGTCAAAAAAGCCAAAACCAAAAAACAGGCGAAGGTAGTGAGCTGGATGGGCGGCCGCATGACGCTTTCTGCACAAATGAGCGAACTCTTGCGGCAGGAATTGTACTCGGCAAACGAGCCTATTGAAAATCAGACGCGCGAACTAAAGGCACTTTCTCACATTTTTAAGCGTCAAAAACAAGAATCTATCATTCCCAATGCAGATCAATTTTTAATTGAAATGTTTAAAAGCAGGGAAGGTTTTCACCATATTTTTTATGCGTTTGAAGGTCGTTTTGTGCATGAGGCGCTGGGCAGTTTGCTGGCCTACCGTATTAGTTTGCTTTCCCCTATTTCCTTTTCACTGGCGTTTAATGATTATGGTTTTGAGATCCTTTCTGATCAGGAAATCGATATGCAACAGGTCATTGACAACAATTTATTTTCTTCGGAATACCTGCTGGAAGACCTTCAGAAAAGCCTCAATGCCACGGAAATGGCCCGCCGGAAATTTAGGGATGTCGCGGTCATCTCTGGGATGGTTTTTACCGGATATCCCGGAAAAATGGTCAAAAACAAGCATTTACAGGGTAATTCCCAGCTGCTTTTTGACGTTTTTCGGGATTTTGAACCTGATAATTTATTGTACCAACAAGCCTACCGCGAGACCTTTGAGCACCAACTGGAAGAAGGACGCTTGCGCCTTGCGCTAGAACGTATTGAAACCCAGACCATCGTGGTCAAACATTGTAAAAAGGCAACGCCTTTTTCCTTTCCTATCATTACAGACCGTCTCCGCGAAAAATTGACCAGCGAGAAACTTGAAGACCGTATCAAGAATATGCTTAAATATTTAGATAAGATTTAG
- the pdeM gene encoding ligase-associated DNA damage response endonuclease PdeM: MYQEISIHNHSFLLHPCGVIFWKEKRMLLIADVHLGKVSHFRKFGSAVPQQAVDSNFNALTRVVEDFEPEIVCFLGDLFHSSFNKEWLLFEKWIHTRNEKFILVAGNHDIISPFHYEAVGMEIASELVIGDFLLTHHPTERDGFFNFSGHIHPGIRLSGLGRQTLKLSCFFKSENQLILPAFGTFTGNYYLKPEPGDAVFAITKNEVIQVY, encoded by the coding sequence ATGTATCAAGAGATTTCAATTCATAACCATTCCTTTTTGCTTCATCCCTGTGGCGTTATTTTCTGGAAGGAAAAAAGAATGTTGCTCATCGCGGATGTGCATCTGGGCAAGGTTTCCCATTTCAGAAAATTTGGAAGTGCCGTGCCACAGCAGGCCGTTGATTCCAATTTTAATGCACTCACGCGTGTGGTAGAGGATTTTGAACCAGAAATTGTCTGTTTTCTGGGTGATCTTTTCCACAGTTCGTTTAATAAAGAATGGCTGCTTTTTGAAAAATGGATTCATACCCGCAATGAGAAATTCATTCTGGTAGCGGGCAACCACGATATCATTTCGCCTTTTCATTATGAAGCTGTAGGCATGGAAATCGCTTCAGAACTTGTGATAGGTGATTTTTTACTTACTCACCACCCTACCGAGCGTGACGGCTTCTTTAATTTTTCGGGACATATTCATCCCGGTATTCGATTGAGCGGTCTGGGCAGGCAAACGCTAAAACTTTCCTGCTTTTTTAAGTCGGAAAATCAGCTGATTTTGCCTGCTTTTGGCACTTTTACAGGTAATTATTACCTCAAACCCGAACCGGGAGATGCCGTTTTTGCAATCACAAAAAATGAAGTGATACAGGTGTATTAA
- a CDS encoding DUF1080 domain-containing protein, giving the protein MKILSTLTFLSLLLFLPKTDQKPLFNGKDLTGWHMDVPDLDNKTSTKKPFIVRDGMLVSLGEPRGHLITDAVYKNFQLEVEYRFPGAPGNCGVLVHASTPRALYDMFPKSIEVQMEHGNAGDFWCIIEDIEVENMEAKRGPKAEWGITEGKGRRIENLTTNSEKQLGEWNKMIIRCKADSIKVWVNGDLVNEGFNCSAQEGHIALQAEGAEVIFKQVALTQL; this is encoded by the coding sequence ATGAAAATATTGTCTACTCTTACCTTTTTAAGTCTTCTTCTTTTTTTGCCCAAAACAGATCAAAAACCACTTTTTAACGGAAAAGATTTAACGGGATGGCATATGGACGTACCTGACCTGGATAATAAAACCTCCACTAAAAAGCCCTTTATAGTGCGTGATGGAATGCTTGTGAGCCTGGGCGAGCCCCGTGGACATTTAATAACTGACGCCGTTTATAAAAATTTTCAGTTAGAAGTAGAATACCGCTTTCCTGGAGCTCCAGGCAATTGTGGTGTTTTAGTGCATGCATCTACCCCCAGGGCTCTTTACGATATGTTTCCGAAATCGATTGAGGTACAGATGGAACATGGCAATGCAGGCGATTTCTGGTGTATTATAGAAGATATTGAAGTAGAGAATATGGAAGCAAAACGCGGCCCAAAAGCGGAATGGGGTATTACAGAAGGTAAGGGAAGGCGTATTGAAAACCTGACCACAAACTCTGAAAAACAGCTTGGAGAATGGAATAAAATGATCATAAGGTGCAAAGCAGATTCGATCAAAGTGTGGGTAAATGGTGACCTGGTCAACGAAGGTTTCAACTGCAGTGCGCAGGAAGGCCATATTGCATTACAAGCCGAGGGAGCAGAGGTTATCTTTAAGCAAGTGGCACTAACACAGCTTTAA
- a CDS encoding formylglycine-generating enzyme family protein, with product MRNRTQFLLFIAFSYHISLFYAQDKRADYDQEIGGTKLSIAMVAIPQGTFIMGSNDTTGNTDEHPKHTVAIDSFYISKYEITWDLYNLYLNRRIDDQNSKTRGKDVMLEVDAVAGATIPYVDMSLGMGTGEDLPVGNITAYAASKFCEWLSAMTGYFYRLPTEAEWEYSARAGSDTPYFFGDSEQDLTDYAWFYSNSEDTYHKVGQKKPNPWGLYDIYGNVAEWTLDQYLPEIYAERKNDVENPLETPTKEYPRVVRGGSYYDYAEDLRSAARMPSSENWKMRDPQFPKSKWWNTDAPYVGFRIVRQVNPPAEAQYSNYWDQ from the coding sequence ATGCGCAACAGAACACAATTTCTCCTTTTTATCGCTTTTAGCTATCACATCTCACTTTTTTATGCTCAAGATAAACGCGCTGACTATGATCAAGAGATAGGAGGCACAAAGCTTTCTATAGCAATGGTAGCCATACCTCAGGGTACTTTTATAATGGGAAGCAATGACACTACAGGCAATACTGATGAGCATCCCAAACATACAGTTGCTATAGATTCATTCTACATTTCAAAATATGAGATTACCTGGGACCTCTATAATCTCTACCTGAATAGAAGAATAGATGATCAGAATTCGAAAACCCGAGGTAAAGATGTAATGCTAGAAGTTGATGCCGTTGCAGGAGCGACTATACCTTATGTAGATATGAGTTTGGGCATGGGTACTGGTGAAGATCTTCCTGTTGGGAACATTACAGCTTATGCCGCTTCAAAGTTCTGCGAGTGGCTCTCAGCAATGACCGGTTATTTTTATAGGCTTCCTACAGAAGCGGAATGGGAATATTCTGCAAGGGCAGGATCAGATACCCCTTATTTCTTTGGCGATAGTGAGCAAGACTTAACTGATTATGCCTGGTTTTATTCAAATAGTGAAGATACTTATCATAAAGTTGGTCAAAAAAAACCAAATCCATGGGGATTATATGACATCTACGGTAACGTAGCAGAATGGACACTGGATCAATACCTTCCCGAAATTTATGCAGAACGTAAAAATGACGTTGAAAATCCCCTTGAAACACCCACAAAGGAATATCCTCGCGTAGTTCGTGGCGGTTCGTATTATGATTATGCAGAAGATTTAAGAAGTGCCGCGCGCATGCCTTCTTCAGAAAACTGGAAAATGCGCGATCCTCAGTTTCCCAAAAGCAAATGGTGGAATACTGACGCCCCGTACGTGGGTTTTAGAATCGTACGGCAGGTAAACCCGCCTGCGGAAGCCCAATATTCGAACTATTGGGATCAATAG
- a CDS encoding Gfo/Idh/MocA family protein — MKTTDKTKQQPFSNATRRDFCRNTALFTAGMMLPSLEMGAMANVFNDKKLKLAVVGCGGRGTGATNQALKADDNIELVAMADAFQDRLDESFSALSTEFEGTKKINVKDKNKFVGLDAYKKAIDMADVVILATTPGFRPYHFEYAVNAGKHIFMEKPVATDVPGIRKVLEMAKVAKEKKLNVVVGLQRHYQNNYLAIADKIKEGTVGKITSGQVYWNSGGVWVRPRTPDQSEMEYQMRNWYYFTWLCGDHILEQHIHNIDVANWFIGEYPVSAQGMGGRQVRTGPEHGEIFDHHFVEFTYPSGAVIASQCRHQPGTWSKVGENFQGSKGMIEMNDAGAAKIVDLEGKPVFEYRNRQDPNPYQVEHDRLFASIRNDEVINDAENGAKSTFTAIMGRMATYTGNIITWDEAMKSEKVLMPAALTWESTPPVTPGPDGNYPIPMPGQSNMA; from the coding sequence ATGAAAACGACTGACAAAACAAAACAACAACCCTTTTCCAATGCAACCAGAAGGGATTTTTGCAGGAATACGGCACTTTTTACTGCTGGAATGATGCTTCCCTCTCTGGAAATGGGCGCAATGGCGAATGTTTTTAACGATAAAAAACTAAAACTGGCCGTAGTGGGCTGCGGTGGTCGCGGTACCGGCGCTACCAACCAGGCGCTAAAAGCTGATGATAATATTGAACTGGTGGCCATGGCAGATGCTTTCCAAGATCGTTTAGATGAAAGTTTTAGCGCATTGAGTACTGAATTTGAAGGAACGAAAAAAATAAATGTAAAAGACAAGAATAAATTTGTGGGCCTAGATGCCTATAAAAAGGCCATTGACATGGCCGATGTGGTTATTCTTGCCACCACGCCAGGTTTTAGACCCTATCACTTTGAATATGCCGTCAACGCTGGCAAACATATCTTTATGGAAAAACCAGTAGCTACAGATGTTCCTGGTATTCGCAAAGTACTTGAAATGGCAAAGGTCGCCAAAGAAAAAAAGCTGAACGTGGTCGTAGGTCTTCAACGTCATTATCAAAACAACTACCTCGCCATCGCTGACAAAATAAAAGAGGGAACGGTAGGTAAAATCACTTCTGGTCAGGTATACTGGAACAGTGGTGGAGTATGGGTAAGACCAAGAACGCCAGATCAAAGCGAAATGGAATACCAAATGAGAAATTGGTACTATTTTACCTGGCTTTGTGGTGACCATATTTTAGAACAGCACATCCATAACATTGATGTGGCCAACTGGTTTATTGGTGAATATCCCGTTTCAGCGCAAGGAATGGGTGGCAGACAAGTAAGGACCGGCCCTGAACATGGTGAAATTTTTGATCACCATTTTGTGGAATTTACCTATCCCAGCGGAGCGGTAATTGCGAGCCAGTGCCGTCATCAACCGGGCACCTGGTCTAAGGTGGGCGAAAACTTTCAGGGAAGTAAGGGCATGATTGAAATGAACGATGCCGGGGCTGCAAAAATTGTAGATCTTGAAGGCAAACCTGTATTTGAATACAGAAACAGGCAGGATCCCAACCCATATCAAGTGGAGCATGACCGTTTATTTGCCTCTATCAGAAATGATGAAGTCATAAACGACGCCGAAAATGGCGCGAAGAGTACCTTTACGGCAATCATGGGACGTATGGCCACGTATACCGGTAATATCATCACCTGGGATGAAGCCATGAAATCTGAAAAAGTATTGATGCCCGCAGCGCTCACATGGGAATCTACGCCGCCCGTAACGCCAGGACCAGATGGTAATTACCCAATCCCTATGCCGGGACAATCAAATATGGCGTAA